TTACACAAGCAAAAACACATCAAAGTTTCAAATCGAATAAAGAACAGAATAAGTATAAATATACTAAACAGGAACatatatgcccctaacgtttaGCTCATGGTTTGAAAAGATGCAAATATactcttaacatttttaaatggaCTCATTGATGCCCTTATTCTTAACAAGGTTGGGCACATATGacctttttttgaaaaatgttATTAGCCTCAATGAGCCCATTGAAAAACATTACGAGTATATTTACACCTTTTCGTACCATGAGGGCATAAAGAATCTTGAGTCAAACGTTATGGGCATATATAATTCTTTTGCCTATTACTttctccgttcttttttagttgtccatttagccaatattacACATATCAAGatagtgcttcttttgtcttaatttataaagaaaaatactaatatagtcctattagttaataaataccttttaaattaaaacatagagtcatttattagaaaTGGGTAAACTTGAAAGATAAATAGCTAATATTACATGGGatttctaaatggacaactatttatagataaataaaattggttaaatagacaactaaaaaagaacggacgGAGTAATTGTTTTGGAGTTATAATAAGTGATTGATATTAAGCTCAACTATAAAGTATCGAAAgacaaaagacaaaaaatataatacaaagtgctaaaaataatatgaaaaacaatctaaacttttaaaaatgtcaTTTCCCGAAAGAAAAGAAGTCTAATAGTAAAATAAGTCTAATTTTTGTgggattttgtaattttaactaaaactttTTAATTGTTGTTATAGTGTCCTGATTTCATCCTTTTGTTGCAATTCTAGCCTCTTTTTTCTAATCAATTTAGTTATTTCAATTCTGTAATTAGCAAAACTcatttttcagatttttaaaatttaacttctaatatagaaaaattaaaaataacgtTAAAATCTAACTCTAAATTTTCTAACTTGCCGTTGGTTgaagcaaaaaaataaaaaaaacgagtTTGAAACTAAAGATGACCgaaaattcaaacaaaactaGTAGGTATTGTATCGAGGTGAGAGATtgaaaagattaaaattaatttataaaatgactAAACTTACAatgaaatgttaaaattaagatattattaaaaaataaaaaaatttggttaaaattataacaacactcaaaagtttgaatttatCTTACTATTAGTCGATAAAGAAAAAGCGTATAAACGGGGGTTGGTTTAGGTAGTAAAcggcttgatatcgcttaaacAAGGTTTCGAGttcgagtcttgtgaatgcagaaaattccgcTGGCAGACTCACCTACCATGCCAATtgtcaggtgcgcgacgcgggtcagATCCGGATTAAAACCGGATGGACAaacaaaggaaataaaaaacgtTATCAAAAGATTTATAGTACACCACTGCCCTGCAAAAGCAATTGACAATGCAAAATGTGAGttcaaaaactttaaatttgGATTCGACATTCATTCAAATCAGTAAATAGTGCCAACATACGTACACATTATTTCAATATATCATATATGCATATAAGGTTTGAGTTATTTTTGAAACGGTTGGCTTTTACGTTTTTAGTTTAGACCTGTCTATGAGTATGATtaattatagcgatttatggaGTCACAAACATCTTTAAAATCTAAATAGTACAtacatacataaatatatataatctaaAAATTGAATCGGAgcttaaaatgataaaagaaaaaaatggatcTTCCGAGTAAGGTAGCACAATGGCGTACCAAACTCTAAATTTTGGCGAATTCGTATTTATATTAGGAGTGAGCAAAAACCGACCCAGACCACAAAACCGAGCCGAACCGAACCAGAAAATGAAGTGGAGTGGTGTAAATGGTTTTTGTGGAGTGATTTGGTAtagaaaaatggaaaaaatcgGTTTATGGAGTTGATTTGGTTTTTGCCctcggttaaccgaaccgaaccgaaaaaccgaaggtaaaacgacgtcgttttttAGTACAGATAAAAATACTACTTATACCCCATTTATAATCCTAACCCTAATTTTCCCTCATTCACTCACTCAGCCGCAACCCTCTCAATTTCTCTCACTTCTCTTCTCTCTCGTTTTCTctccacaaaccctaaaatgcTCTCAATTTTTCATGGATCTCTCAGACTCCAACTTCTCTTCCCTCTCGTTTTCTGTCTGTAAACCCTAATAACTCTACCACTTCCTCTCGTTTCCCATGGCCATGGATCTCTCAGACTCTCACTTCTCTTCTCGTTTACAGTCtgaagtttttttaatttcgttATGTTTAACCTCTATTCCAGCAAAGTAATCATCTTTATTTGTGATTCAAAGAGGTTCAATCGAAGAAACACTAAGGTAAACTGAgttatttttaaacaatttttattctgttttaatttatttttcatatttctaacattttttctttgttttctcttttttctttaacAGATCTAGAATATCTTTACAAAAATACTCGATTGTAAGGTAAACTGCGTTCTCAGTTTTGATTTGTGGTCTTCTGTTCTAGATTTTCCATTTGTTAATTGTTCTCCTCTTGTTTTTCATGATCTATTGGTGGTTAGTTGGAAACGATCTGGTGTGGAAGCTGTAAAACTTCGATTGTAAGGTAAAGTTCTAATTTATGGCTTTTTGACTTCTGCTTTTTGAGTTTTGAGTTTAAGTTCTGATTTATGGTTTTCTGGCGATTCTTGTTTTTCATGAACTGTTGctggttatgtacaaaatgtcTGGTGTGGAACAGTGGAagctttaaaagtttgattgtAAGTAAAAATATGATCAATATTACATTCCGAGTTCTGAGTTTTGAgttctgattttttatttttgagttcTGATTTGTTTATTGTGCTTAGATGGAGGAGCCTGGTGGTGAACCCACTGTTGTCCTTGAGGCAGCAGTTGATGGTCAACCCATGGTTGGCAAGGAAACTGCTCCCTCTGGACAACCTAATCATGTGGAAGTGGAAGCAAATGTGGACCCTGTTGCTGATCATATGGATAATGTGGATGCAAATGTTGAACCTGTTCctaaaaaaaaggaaagaagGTCAACAGAGATCTGTGGTATGGGAGCATTTTGACACAATTAAGGACAGCAAAGGTATTATTATTCAAGCTAAGTGTCGCTATTGTGCTCGTATATATAATTGCCATGCTAAAAAGAATGGTACATCTACCTTGAGAAGTCATTTGATTAGATGCACTAAGCACCCACACAGTATAGAAACTAGGCAAGCTTTGTTATCTTTTCAACCTGTTCATGTGGAAGCTTTACCTTCATCTGGTCATGATTTGTTTTCTGTTGCTACATGGAAGTTTGACCAAGAAGTAGTAAGGCAAGCTATATCATATATGATCATTGTGGATGAATTGCCTTTTAAGTTTGTTGAAAAACAGGGGTTTAGAAGATTAATGAGCCTTGCTTGTCCTATGTTTAAAATGCCCTCTAGATGGACTGTTAATAGGGATTGTTATAGCATGTTTGTTGAGGAGaaactaaaactgaaacaaTTCTTTAAAACAAATTCTCAGAGAGTCAGTCTTACTAGTGATTCATGGACCTCTAATCAAAGACTAAACTACATGTGCATTACTGCCCATTTTATTGATAATGACTGGAAGTTGCATAAAAAGATTATAAACTTTGTCCCTTGTTCTAGACATAAGGCTGAGTATTTGTCTAAGTCTTTGGAAAGTTGTTTGCAAGAGTGGGgggtaaaaaatattttcactGTTACATTTGACAATGCTGAAAATAATACTGCTGCTATGGTGTTTTTTATGAAAAAGATGTTGAGTTGGGGCACTACACCAGTTAGATGCAAGTATGCACATATGAGATGTATTGCAcatattttaaatctaattgTGTCTGATGGTTTGAAAGAATCTGGTCCATCTTTTGAAAAGGTTAGAGGGGTGTTAGATATATAAAGAACTCACCTCTTAGGCTAAGCAAATTCAAGGAATGCAAAGAGTCAGTTGATATTCAGTGTAAAAGTTCTTTATGTCTTGATGTCCCAACTAGATGGAATTCAACATACTTGATGTTAAATACTGCTTGTATGTATCAAAAAGTATTTGAAGAATACGAGGATGTGGAAGCCTCTTTTAAAAAGGATTTGGGTGATAATGTGCCAGATTTACTTGATTGGGAAAATGTTAGAGAATTATATCGCATGTTAGAATGTTTTTACAAAATGACTTTGGGAATTTCTGGTTCTCTCTATGTGACTTCTAATAACCATTTCAATCAAATTTCTGACTTGCGTACCATTTTGCAAGACTGGATTGATTCCAGTGATGAGTCAGTAAGGTCTATGGggattaaaatgaaatcaaaatttgataaatattggGGTGATCCATTAGTAATGAATAAGTTGATATTCTTTGCTAACATATTAGATCCTCGGGATAGAGTTGTATTTATGGAATATACTTTGACTTAAATGTATGGTAATCACCAAGGAAAATATTTGTATACTTGTTTGATGGAGGATATGACTGAACTGTTTAATGACTATGATGTGCTCTATAAGAAAGAACTTGCTATGAGTGGCCATAATAGTGTCTCACTGGAAATTGTTAGCCAATCCTCCCAAGCAAACTCTGTTTTAAAGGAGAGATATCTGCAGCAAATGATGAAGACTGGTGGTGTGAGTGGAAGCAAGAAATCTGAATTGGATTTATACCTTAGTGAGGCAGTAGTTGCAAATGATTTGAAATTTGATATTCTGAAATGGTGGAAGTTTAATTCTGAGAGGTTTCCTGTCCTCTCTAGAATGGCTCGTGATATACTTGCAGTACCAGTTTCTACAGTTGCTTCAGAATCAGCATTTAGCACTGGTGGAAGAGTGCTAGATGATTTCAGATCTTGTCTGACTCCTAAAATTGTGGAGGCCTTAATATGTACTCAGGATTGGCTGAGAGACCCTTCCAAACCTGTTTCTGTTGAAGAGACACTAGAAGAGCTGGAGAAATTTGAAGAAGGTAATTTTTTATactctttttgtttatttctttataATCTTATCAGTACTAGTGTTAACTCTttaatttgctttttttttttccaggtTTTCAGGACCCAGCCAATGCTATGAATGACTAATAGTTTGTCTTTGtccttattttatttacttgatGCTTACCTTCTTCTTGGCATGCTGGTCTGTTCTTTTGGCCTGGTGGAAGCCTTATGCTGGTTCTGGTTCTATTGTTCCTTTGTCCCTTTGTCCCTCTGATGCTTTATAATTCAATATTGTTGTTGCCTTCCTAATGCTGCCTGTTAATAATGATAGATTAGCCTAGATAAGATAAATGTTGGTTGCCTTATTTGATATGCTGGTTGATCTATGGTTTGACTTGGTGTTTGATTTCTCTGTCTTTTTGCTTACTGGCAATGATGATGCTTCCACAATAATTGAGTTCAAAACTATTGGTTGTAACTGTTGAGGCACTTACTTGTTGCCACCTTTTATGGCCTTTAGGTTTTGCTTGAAATAACTTTAAATCTGAGCCTCTAAGTAAGCATATGACAATGATGAGATCTTGGTTTAAGAATTTGTGATAGACTCATTTTGTTATGCTTCTGTTCTGTTTGTCTTGTGCTAATCTATCATTATTATGTTTGTTGAGGCAATGATGAAGCTTCCACTAATTGAAGTCTACAATGACTTAACCATTAACTGTGTGACATAAGTTTAATGTTGCCTTTTAAATGAGTTGAGTTATTATTTGACTTACAATCTATGAAGTCTGAGCCTCACATTTTAATTTTCTGCTATCCGGGTAGTTTTTGTATGTCTTTAGGTacttattactttttttttctattttctaatCTGTTTTGCAGGAGaggttaaatatatttttgcatAACTGATTTGTGGAGGCTTTTTGGAAAACAGAAGTTGCTTCAAAACAAGGGTTGATGATGCAGCTGTTTTATATCATGATTTTTGAATGATTTACATCGATTTTTCGGATGCCTAAATCAGTTAGAGTAGGATATTTTTTGTATAGCCTATATACAATTTGTAAATTGTTAATATATAGCTGTGATATAGctatttaaagttttaaacattgaACATAGGCTGTAATATTTGGGGGTAAAAAACTTGGGTTATTTGAGTTGTTAAATTTTGGGGTATGTTTTAAATTCAagtaaaagttttaaattcaggtatgtttttgtaattttattctaattggTGAACCGACCGACCCAAACCGCAAATAACCGAAATTTCGGttcaccgaaccgaaataaccgtTAACCAAAGTAGCAAAGTTTGGTTTATAGGTTTATAgtggtggtttggttcggttatgGAAGGTTgcacaccgaaccgaaccgaaccgaaccgtgctcacccctaatttATATACTCATTATGTTTTCATGCAAAATATACATCAAATACGCTTAATTAAGGTTTCAGAAAGTTATAAAACTACTCCATTAAACAACATTAAAATATATTCCCTATGTCTTAATAGAATTGTCCATTTTATCTTTAtaacacagtttaagaaaatataattattgttatgatttttatacttttattttttatttttttattatacttttatttaatataggatacatttttaatttactttattaGTAGAATTTGAatagggataaaataggaagattgaattttaaaattaactaaagttttattattttgccagttttgatatttttcatgCTAGTTTTATGTTACTTAGGACTTCTCCTAGCACATGCAGTCTATTAAATTtaggtttttattattttgctaattttgatattttatttatttaaatatttgattaagatttatattgaaaatttaattgaagTTTCAACTTAGttcttaaaagttaaaaaaaaaagaatctaaTTGAGCTTTAAATTTCAGCGTATTAATTCATTCCGTTCCCACAATTGAATAATTTGACTCATAAACCTCCAAATTAATGAGAAAAcgattagttttaaaattatttaaattaaaagtttatctgataaaaatgttaatttttattttaggcatagcctctttttaaaaatgtatatatagAGGCTTCATAtggttgataaaaaaataaaaattatatacaaataaaatgaACAAAAGATCACTCCCTCCCCTCCCTTCGAACTTgcgttaaattatcaaaaaagttcaaatagcGAAATCggatcatttataccctgaacttgtatAAACCGGGTCAAAAATCCCCCCATTTGCTGGCGTGGCATTTTTATTAGAGAGTGagattcataaaaataataattaactctaataatcacacttaaatactaattataccctaattaatataaattaaaacatattaaattagaaatctttttaaaccattttcagttttttttaaattttttttaaattttttttaaattttttccttCATTTCTTCAACAGGTTGGTCGAAAAGACCAATCTGTTAAAGAAGAACAGTCCCAACATTGGGTCTGTTAAAGAAAAACAGACCTGGTGGTGAGAACAGATCCACcgttgaagaacagacccatctATGGATCTATTCAACGAGGAGCATATCCGCTCCTCGTTTTTTCGAGGAGCAGATTTGCTCCTTGTTTGCTTCTCGCCTGAGGAGCAAATTGCTCCTCGGGCGAGGAGTAGGCGAAGACGAGCACAGCTCCTCCTTTGGGAAGAGGAGCAATCATGCGAGAAGGAGGAGCTCATCCTTCTCGCCAAACcgaaactaatttaaaataattgaattttttggaaaatataaatggtcatttttttattaatattattttaatatataaaattttaaaataaaaatgattaattttttttattattatgagtttatttaacaattttaactaTAGTTAGGaccattttgaatttttaaccATTAAAAATCAGAGAGTGTgtctattttgaatttttaaccATTAAAAATCAGAGAGTGTGTCTGATTTTCGGGTGAGAGTGGAGAGAGaaatttttaaccaaatttacactaatttaaaatataattttttttttaattttaatttttttttaatattttaacacaaattCAGGGCCAAAGTAATCTTTTGTCCCAAGTCTGATAATGGTTGATCCGTGTGTTGCTTAACATTCCTAAGCTAGTAGTATTCGAAGCTATGACAACAGTTTCCGATCAGAAAGTGGTATATATATGCACGTGTATGAAAAAGAGGACAGTTGCATGAAAATGCATGCACTCAAGTTTTTGTCAGTAACTGTATGTTTTCAAACTGACAGTTTTCACTGTCCGAAACGATTGAAAGGAGGGTTTGTCTATTTGATCTAACCCACAACTTTGTCTTTTTTCCTCCTTTCCCAATTTCTCTTCTCTCTCTTACACGTTATCTGATAGATGCATATTAATTTGagttaattttaactttttttaatcacTTAACATGACCtctattatatttaaatgaattttaggAAAACTAATACATAACAAATGGATTACATGgacattattaataattttatttctacATATCTCGATAAAAGCTTAATATGTGTTTGTTCATATTTTAGAGGCCTGATGTCTTaaaaaaccatgacctttcatccATTTTCTAATCATACCTTGATGTTGCAAAtcagttaattttaaattattttttgttattttaattgtaccctaaaatataaaattgaccttttttattggcaaaaattctctaa
This region of Mercurialis annua linkage group LG1-X, ddMerAnnu1.2, whole genome shotgun sequence genomic DNA includes:
- the LOC130015225 gene encoding zinc finger BED domain-containing protein RICESLEEPER 2-like, which produces MYGNHQGKYLYTCLMEDMTELFNDYDVLYKKELAMSGHNSVSLEIVSQSSQANSVLKERYLQQMMKTGGVSGSKKSELDLYLSEAVVANDLKFDILKWWKFNSERFPVLSRMARDILAVPVSTVASESAFSTGGRVLDDFRSCLTPKIVEALICTQDWLRDPSKPVSVEETLEELEKFEEGFQDPANAMND